The Phycisphaeraceae bacterium genome has a window encoding:
- a CDS encoding Gfo/Idh/MocA family oxidoreductase, with protein sequence MRATNQTSRRGRSRRQFLAQTAFAGAAALVGARASSSVLNMPVLRAKPRVKLGKGDPIRIAVIGPGGMGKGHVGAFLNFNKTGRESVHIVALADCCSVQVADAMKMVERDQTSVQCQGYADYREVLKRDDVHAVLIASPEHWHAQMTIDAIHAGKDVYCEKPMTLRLPEALKVREVQNANPDVLVQIGTQKMMLPKYNEAMKLVAAGAIGKPTFSQTSYCRNSKDGEWLYYAIDKRIKPGETIDWDAWCGQLGPRPWNHEIYHRWRRYKDFSTGIMGDLLVHEITPLMMALNVGWPTKVQGIGGHYIDKKMENHDQVNLTVQFEKEHTMIVAGSTCNDQGLETMIRGHKATMYLGGNNVVIRPQRIYVDEIEEQTVNCPNISNDQDELRLNWLHCIRTREPVKSPVEFATQVMVIVDLATRSAWENKTFTFDPETHTTHAA encoded by the coding sequence ATGCGTGCCACGAATCAGACATCCCGTCGCGGTCGTTCCCGCCGCCAGTTCCTCGCCCAGACCGCCTTCGCCGGGGCCGCCGCGCTGGTGGGAGCGCGGGCGTCGTCGTCGGTGCTGAACATGCCGGTGCTGCGCGCCAAGCCGCGCGTGAAGCTGGGGAAGGGTGATCCGATCCGCATCGCGGTGATCGGGCCGGGGGGCATGGGCAAGGGTCACGTGGGTGCGTTCCTGAACTTCAACAAGACCGGGCGCGAGAGCGTCCACATCGTGGCGCTGGCCGACTGCTGCTCGGTGCAGGTGGCGGACGCGATGAAGATGGTCGAGCGCGACCAGACCAGCGTTCAGTGCCAGGGCTACGCGGACTACCGCGAGGTGCTCAAGCGGGACGACGTTCACGCGGTGCTGATCGCCTCGCCCGAGCACTGGCACGCGCAGATGACGATCGACGCCATCCACGCGGGCAAGGACGTGTACTGCGAGAAGCCGATGACGCTCCGGCTGCCCGAGGCCCTCAAGGTGCGCGAGGTGCAGAACGCCAATCCCGACGTGCTGGTGCAGATCGGCACGCAGAAGATGATGCTTCCCAAGTACAACGAGGCGATGAAGCTGGTCGCCGCCGGCGCCATCGGAAAGCCCACCTTCAGCCAGACCTCCTACTGCCGCAACTCGAAGGACGGCGAGTGGCTCTACTACGCCATCGACAAGCGCATCAAGCCGGGCGAGACCATCGACTGGGACGCCTGGTGCGGCCAGCTCGGCCCCCGTCCGTGGAACCACGAGATCTACCACCGGTGGCGCCGCTACAAGGACTTCTCCACCGGCATCATGGGCGACCTGCTGGTTCACGAGATCACGCCGCTGATGATGGCCCTCAACGTCGGTTGGCCCACCAAGGTGCAGGGCATCGGCGGGCACTACATCGACAAGAAGATGGAGAACCACGACCAGGTCAACCTGACCGTGCAGTTTGAGAAGGAGCACACCATGATCGTGGCCGGCTCCACCTGCAACGATCAGGGGCTGGAGACCATGATCCGCGGCCACAAGGCCACCATGTACCTGGGCGGCAACAACGTGGTCATCCGTCCGCAGCGCATCTACGTCGATGAGATCGAGGAGCAGACCGTCAACTGCCCCAACATCAGCAACGACCAGGATGAACTGCGGCTCAACTGGCTGCACTGCATCCGCACCCGCGAGCCCGTCAAGAGCCCGGTCGAGTTCGCCACGCAGGTCATGGTGATCGTCGATCTCGCCACCCGCAGCGCGTGGGAGAACAAGACCTTCACCTTCGACCCCGAGACGCACACGACGCACGCGGCGTGA
- a CDS encoding Gfo/Idh/MocA family oxidoreductase, producing MRPHDRRTFLTTTAGGMAALALGPMVEPLLASPLRAPRSIGVIGMGRQGRAIVAELQKIGNVTIAAVCDTEEGRLSTAVRRAAGAQPYADHRALLDKATVDAVIIATPTHQHKDIALAAIQAGKHVYCESPLAHTIEDAKAIAKAAQGLKTTFMVGMQGRSNPIYKLAWTFVRSGSIRDFVRMRGQYHRKTTWRNPAPDAAREKAANWQLDPAVSIGLAGEFGTQQFDVFNWYFNRYPKSVRGAGAIRIHQDGREVFDTIRCTLDYGDGVFLDYDATLGNSYEGTHELMYGSMGTVKLTWTHGWLFKEADAPTQGWEVYANRQTFHNEEGITLIADATQLASQGRLKEGVGLPHDSLHYALADFLKCIEEGRTPPTTADEGMRAAAVGILANQAIVTGGEVAIDEARLTT from the coding sequence ATGCGACCACACGATCGACGGACGTTTCTCACCACCACCGCGGGGGGCATGGCCGCCCTGGCGCTCGGGCCGATGGTGGAGCCGCTGCTGGCCTCGCCGCTTCGGGCGCCTCGGTCGATCGGCGTGATCGGCATGGGGCGGCAGGGACGCGCGATCGTCGCCGAACTGCAGAAGATCGGCAACGTCACCATCGCGGCCGTGTGCGACACGGAAGAAGGCCGCCTGAGCACCGCCGTGCGCCGCGCCGCGGGGGCTCAGCCGTACGCCGATCACCGCGCGTTGCTTGACAAGGCGACCGTGGACGCCGTCATCATCGCCACACCCACGCACCAGCACAAGGACATCGCGCTCGCGGCCATCCAGGCGGGTAAACACGTGTACTGCGAAAGTCCGCTGGCCCACACCATCGAAGACGCGAAGGCCATCGCCAAGGCGGCGCAGGGGCTCAAGACCACGTTCATGGTCGGCATGCAGGGACGGTCGAACCCTATCTACAAACTCGCCTGGACATTCGTCCGCTCCGGTTCGATCCGCGACTTCGTGCGCATGCGGGGTCAATACCACCGCAAGACGACCTGGCGCAACCCCGCGCCCGACGCGGCGCGGGAAAAGGCCGCCAACTGGCAGCTCGATCCGGCCGTCTCCATCGGGCTGGCCGGCGAGTTCGGCACGCAGCAGTTCGACGTGTTCAACTGGTACTTCAACCGCTACCCGAAGTCAGTCCGCGGGGCCGGCGCCATCCGCATCCACCAGGACGGGCGCGAAGTCTTCGACACCATCCGCTGCACGCTCGATTACGGCGATGGCGTGTTCCTTGACTATGACGCTACGCTCGGCAACTCGTACGAAGGCACGCACGAGCTCATGTACGGCAGCATGGGCACCGTCAAGCTCACCTGGACGCACGGCTGGCTGTTCAAGGAGGCCGACGCGCCCACCCAGGGCTGGGAGGTCTACGCCAACCGGCAGACATTCCACAACGAGGAGGGCATCACGCTCATCGCTGACGCCACCCAGCTGGCCTCGCAGGGGCGGCTGAAGGAAGGCGTCGGTCTCCCGCATGATTCGCTGCACTACGCGCTGGCGGACTTCCTGAAGTGCATTGAGGAAGGCCGCACCCCGCCCACGACGGCGGACGAGGGGATGCGAGCCGCCGCCGTCGGCATCCTGGCGAACCAGGCGATCGTCACCGGCGGCGAGGTGGCGATTGATGAGGCCCGCTTGACAACGTGA
- a CDS encoding GDP-mannose 4,6-dehydratase: MDPSGDTTLRSWDRTILVTGGAGFLGSHFVRLLRRERPRWRVVTYDALTHGGMLSNLVELEGDEGHVVIQADLRNRAELTRVLRKCDGVVNFASDNPVHGVEPDVGHMTAVNVAGVQHLLDCCREAPGIRRFVQVSTEEVYGRLPLNDSSTTFTEDSPLHPRTPWAATRAAGDLLALSYAATFSLPVVVTRGARTMGPNQSPGCLLPRVIIALLERGRAAVPGDGRTRRDWLHVADHCAAILAALEKGEPGQVYNVTAGMVQSDLALLEETVALLCIEDARIDTVPEKSSEPTRPGMDGSKITRELGWSPERTEWPRALAETIKWYQMNEWWWKPLVHGAAAIKRGA; this comes from the coding sequence GTGGACCCATCGGGAGACACGACCCTGCGTTCGTGGGACCGCACCATCCTGGTGACGGGCGGCGCCGGATTCCTCGGCAGCCACTTCGTGCGCCTGCTCCGACGCGAGCGTCCGCGATGGCGCGTCGTCACCTACGACGCGCTCACCCACGGCGGCATGCTGTCCAACCTGGTCGAACTTGAAGGCGATGAAGGGCACGTCGTCATTCAGGCCGACCTGCGCAATCGAGCCGAACTGACCCGCGTGCTGCGCAAGTGCGACGGGGTGGTCAACTTCGCCTCCGACAACCCGGTGCATGGCGTGGAGCCGGATGTCGGGCACATGACCGCCGTCAATGTCGCGGGCGTGCAGCACCTGCTCGACTGCTGCCGCGAGGCGCCCGGCATCCGCCGCTTCGTACAGGTCTCCACGGAGGAGGTCTACGGGCGCCTTCCGCTCAATGACAGCTCGACCACGTTCACCGAGGACTCCCCGCTGCACCCCCGCACGCCCTGGGCCGCCACCCGCGCCGCCGGCGATCTGCTCGCCCTGTCCTATGCCGCCACGTTCTCACTGCCGGTCGTGGTGACGCGCGGCGCCCGGACCATGGGTCCGAACCAGTCGCCCGGCTGCCTGCTGCCGCGCGTCATCATCGCCCTGCTGGAGCGGGGCCGGGCCGCGGTCCCGGGCGACGGCCGCACGCGCCGCGACTGGCTCCACGTGGCCGACCACTGCGCCGCCATCCTGGCGGCCCTGGAGAAGGGTGAGCCGGGTCAGGTCTACAACGTCACCGCCGGGATGGTGCAGAGCGACCTCGCCCTGCTGGAGGAAACCGTCGCCCTGCTGTGCATCGAGGACGCCCGCATCGACACTGTGCCCGAGAAGTCCAGCGAACCCACCCGCCCGGGGATGGACGGCTCGAAGATCACCCGCGAACTCGGCTGGTCGCCCGAACGCACCGAATGGCCCCGCGCCCTGGCCGAAACCATCAAGTGGTACCAGATGAATGAGTGGTGGTGGAAACCGCTCGTGCATGGTGCCGCCGCCATCAAACGCGGGGCGTGA
- a CDS encoding molybdenum cofactor biosynthesis protein MoaE, producing MPVSPPFLDIRLITGPVQPMPIEPFPQPAGAECIFLGRTRDETHPTHGPLRRLSYECYRPMAERVLRDLAARAVEQFGCLAVRVHHAVDEVPVGEASVLVQVVTGHRAAAFDACRFLIDRLKVEAPIWKREEWADGSTWSEGKPVEMEAR from the coding sequence ATGCCCGTCTCACCCCCGTTCCTCGATATCCGGCTCATCACCGGCCCGGTCCAGCCGATGCCGATCGAGCCATTTCCCCAGCCGGCTGGCGCGGAGTGCATCTTTCTCGGTCGCACACGGGATGAAACCCATCCCACCCACGGCCCGCTGCGACGATTGTCCTACGAGTGCTACCGCCCCATGGCCGAGCGCGTGCTGCGCGACCTCGCCGCGCGGGCGGTGGAACAGTTCGGCTGCCTGGCCGTGCGGGTTCACCACGCCGTCGACGAGGTGCCGGTGGGCGAGGCGAGCGTGCTGGTCCAGGTCGTCACCGGCCACCGGGCCGCGGCGTTCGACGCCTGCCGGTTCCTCATTGACCGACTCAAGGTCGAGGCCCCTATCTGGAAGCGCGAGGAATGGGCGGATGGCTCGACGTGGTCGGAAGGCAAACCCGTTGAGATGGAGGCGCGGTGA
- the ald gene encoding alanine dehydrogenase, whose protein sequence is MIVGVPTEVKADEYRVGLRPVGAEVLVSKGHTVLVQKDAGLGSGFSNEEYVKAGAKIVPDAAAVWGKADMVIKVKEPQPAEVKMIRENQIVFTYFHYAADKKLTTGCLKTKCISCAYETLTDDHGHLPLLTPMSEVAGKLSVQEGAKYLERPWGGRGVLLGGVPGVEPGHVLIIGGGVVGTCAAKVASGMGAKVVIMDINIERLRQLDDIMPDNVTPIYSDPQSIREHLAWADLVVGAVLIPGAKAPHLIKRDDLKLMKPGSVIVDVAIDQGGCVETARVTTHSKPVYTVDGVVHYCVGNMPGAVARTSTVALTNATLPWAVKLANLGAEELARRSKHFANAINTYKGLLTNEPVAEAHNLKYTPLAV, encoded by the coding sequence ATGATTGTCGGCGTTCCCACCGAAGTGAAGGCGGATGAGTATCGCGTCGGCCTCCGTCCCGTCGGGGCGGAGGTGCTCGTCTCCAAGGGTCACACCGTGCTGGTTCAGAAGGACGCCGGGCTGGGCAGCGGCTTCTCCAACGAGGAGTACGTAAAGGCGGGGGCGAAGATCGTCCCCGACGCCGCCGCCGTCTGGGGCAAGGCCGACATGGTCATCAAGGTCAAGGAGCCCCAGCCGGCGGAAGTGAAGATGATCCGCGAGAACCAGATCGTCTTCACCTACTTCCACTACGCCGCCGACAAGAAGCTCACGACCGGCTGCCTGAAGACGAAGTGCATCTCGTGCGCCTACGAGACGCTGACGGACGATCACGGCCACCTGCCCCTTCTCACCCCCATGAGCGAGGTGGCCGGCAAGCTCTCCGTACAGGAAGGCGCCAAGTACCTCGAGCGCCCCTGGGGCGGGCGAGGGGTGCTGCTGGGGGGCGTCCCGGGCGTCGAGCCGGGCCACGTGCTCATCATCGGCGGCGGCGTGGTCGGCACCTGCGCCGCCAAGGTCGCCAGCGGCATGGGCGCCAAGGTCGTCATCATGGACATCAACATCGAGCGGCTCCGCCAGCTTGATGACATCATGCCCGACAACGTGACGCCCATCTATTCCGACCCCCAGTCGATCCGCGAGCACCTGGCGTGGGCGGATCTGGTCGTCGGCGCGGTGCTGATCCCCGGGGCCAAGGCGCCGCACCTGATCAAGCGTGACGACCTCAAACTCATGAAGCCCGGCTCGGTCATCGTCGATGTCGCCATCGACCAGGGCGGCTGCGTCGAGACCGCCCGCGTGACCACGCACTCCAAGCCGGTCTACACCGTGGATGGTGTGGTTCACTACTGCGTGGGCAACATGCCCGGCGCAGTGGCCCGCACCAGCACCGTGGCCCTCACCAACGCCACGCTGCCGTGGGCCGTGAAGCTCGCCAATCTGGGCGCCGAGGAACTGGCCCGCCGGTCGAAGCATTTCGCCAACGCCATCAACACCTACAAGGGTCTGCTCACCAACGAGCCGGTCGCCGAGGCGCACAACCTGAAGTACACGCCGCTCGCGGTGTGA
- a CDS encoding FAD:protein FMN transferase → MITVRLATHAMGARFEFVLMGEREALLRAAGEEALDEITLWHRRLSIFDRASTISAVNARAAHEPVPVDAETFELLDRCAALTERTGGAFDITIGAAMARWGFREASPLGRSTAPSLDDSVPRRRDEPARPLLLNPAARTIAFTSPGVAVDLGGVGKGWALDRAASLLRDRGVAHALLHGGTSSAIAIGAPPGADGWRIAVRRPDGDDASALARVFLRDAALGVSAPHGRTIRDAEGASRGHIIDPRTGEPTGGALLAAVVGPSATDADAWSTALIVLGERPDSLPPSYASIILAPDGEGRIQGDFHGIIDASHGSNPAGGFQE, encoded by the coding sequence GTGATCACCGTCCGCCTGGCGACGCACGCCATGGGCGCCCGCTTCGAGTTCGTCCTGATGGGCGAGCGCGAGGCGCTGCTGCGCGCCGCGGGTGAAGAGGCGCTCGACGAGATCACGCTCTGGCATCGGCGCCTGAGCATCTTCGACCGCGCCAGCACGATCTCGGCCGTCAATGCGCGGGCGGCGCACGAGCCCGTGCCCGTGGATGCGGAAACCTTCGAATTGCTGGACCGCTGTGCGGCGCTGACGGAGCGGACCGGCGGGGCGTTCGACATCACCATCGGGGCGGCGATGGCCCGGTGGGGATTCCGCGAAGCGTCCCCCCTCGGTCGCTCGACGGCTCCGTCACTTGATGACTCGGTCCCTCGGCGCCGAGATGAACCCGCCCGGCCGCTCCTGCTCAATCCCGCCGCCCGCACGATTGCATTCACCTCGCCCGGCGTCGCCGTCGATCTCGGCGGCGTCGGAAAGGGCTGGGCCCTGGACCGCGCCGCCTCGCTGCTGCGGGATCGCGGCGTCGCCCATGCGCTGCTGCACGGCGGAACCAGCAGCGCCATCGCCATCGGCGCGCCGCCGGGGGCTGACGGCTGGAGAATCGCGGTGCGCCGCCCCGATGGTGACGATGCATCCGCGCTCGCCCGCGTCTTCCTGCGGGACGCCGCCCTGGGCGTCTCCGCGCCGCATGGACGAACGATTCGAGACGCGGAAGGGGCGTCTCGCGGTCACATCATCGACCCTCGCACGGGTGAGCCGACAGGCGGGGCGCTGCTCGCGGCGGTGGTTGGTCCATCCGCCACGGATGCCGACGCCTGGTCCACCGCGCTCATCGTGCTGGGCGAGCGGCCTGATTCGCTGCCGCCCTCCTACGCTTCGATCATCCTCGCCCCGGACGGCGAAGGCCGCATCCAGGGCGACTTTCACGGAATCATTGATGCTTCGCACGGGTCCAACCCGGCGGGCGGGTTTCAGGAGTGA
- a CDS encoding RtcB family protein codes for MKTRELINLGVPKGAAIKAAQIAAGLASDAGLSTPEIRARLREVLAAPHGFVADSVFGPLARALVPGHGPHSTHTAEAGRFIPRETPAPWRQWGENLDAASIEQMVNACQLPVAVAGALMPDAHLGYGLPIGGVLAVDNAVIPYAVGVDIACRMKMTVLDLPVSALKGQIDRLIGAIETETRFGMGATFRQPNEHDVMDDPDWSCSPVTSQHQRKAWDQLGTSGSGNHFVEFGLLTLDRADVGLEPGRYVALLSHSGSRGVGAQVAAYYSRIAMDAHPELPKHLKHLAWLDLDSHAGQEYWQAMHLMGRYAAANHAVIHRRIAKHLGADVLLDVENHHNFAWEAERGGVRSEPSATREGVRGEPPATSSATSTVRGGFDPASCFDALCKVPDASNPLVAGGSPLSPSSASRRIIIHRKGATPAGRGVLGIIPGSMASPGYLVRGRGNAASLYSASHGAGRAMSRTAARNQCSWSEAKRLLRERDVHLISAGLDEAPFAYKDIDEVMASQSDLVDVIARFDPRIVKMAPDGERAED; via the coding sequence ATGAAGACCCGTGAACTCATCAATCTGGGCGTGCCGAAGGGAGCGGCCATCAAGGCGGCTCAGATCGCCGCGGGGCTGGCGTCTGACGCCGGGCTGAGCACGCCGGAGATCCGGGCGCGGCTGCGCGAGGTGCTGGCCGCCCCGCATGGGTTCGTTGCGGATTCGGTCTTTGGTCCGCTGGCGCGGGCGCTTGTGCCGGGACATGGGCCGCACTCCACCCACACCGCCGAAGCCGGCCGGTTCATCCCGCGTGAAACCCCCGCTCCGTGGAGGCAGTGGGGCGAGAATCTTGACGCCGCGTCGATCGAGCAGATGGTGAACGCCTGTCAGTTGCCTGTGGCGGTGGCCGGGGCGCTGATGCCGGATGCGCACCTGGGCTACGGGTTGCCGATCGGCGGTGTGCTGGCGGTTGACAATGCCGTGATTCCCTACGCCGTGGGCGTGGATATCGCCTGCCGCATGAAGATGACGGTGCTCGATCTGCCTGTCAGCGCGCTGAAGGGTCAGATCGACCGCCTGATCGGCGCCATCGAGACGGAGACGCGCTTCGGCATGGGCGCAACCTTTCGCCAGCCCAACGAGCACGACGTGATGGATGACCCCGACTGGTCGTGCTCTCCGGTGACGTCGCAACACCAGCGCAAGGCGTGGGATCAGCTGGGGACGAGCGGGTCGGGCAACCACTTCGTTGAGTTCGGGCTGCTCACGCTGGACCGTGCGGACGTGGGGTTGGAGCCCGGGCGATACGTCGCACTGCTGTCGCACAGCGGGTCGCGCGGCGTGGGAGCGCAGGTGGCGGCGTATTACTCGAGGATCGCCATGGACGCCCACCCCGAACTGCCCAAGCACCTGAAGCACCTGGCGTGGCTCGATCTCGATTCCCACGCCGGGCAGGAATACTGGCAGGCGATGCACCTGATGGGGCGCTACGCCGCGGCGAATCACGCCGTCATCCACCGCCGGATCGCAAAGCATCTTGGGGCCGACGTTCTGCTGGACGTGGAGAATCACCACAACTTCGCGTGGGAGGCGGAGCGGGGAGGAGTGAGGAGTGAGCCATCAGCCACCAGGGAAGGTGTGAGGGGCGAGCCACCAGCGACCAGCAGTGCGACATCAACTGTCAGAGGGGGATTCGACCCGGCGTCTTGCTTCGATGCCTTGTGCAAGGTGCCTGACGCCTCCAACCCCTTGGTGGCTGGTGGCTCACCTCTCAGTCCTTCCTCCGCCTCCCGCCGAATCATCATCCACCGCAAGGGCGCCACGCCCGCGGGGCGCGGCGTGCTGGGCATCATTCCCGGTTCGATGGCCAGCCCCGGCTACCTCGTTCGCGGGCGGGGCAACGCGGCGTCGCTGTATTCCGCCTCGCATGGCGCGGGGCGGGCGATGTCGCGCACCGCCGCTCGAAACCAGTGCTCGTGGTCAGAGGCGAAGCGGCTTCTGCGCGAGCGTGACGTGCATCTCATCAGCGCGGGGCTGGATGAGGCGCCCTTCGCCTACAAGGACATCGATGAAGTGATGGCCAGCCAGAGCGACCTCGTGGATGTGATCGCTCGCTTCGACCCTCGGATCGTGAAGATGGCGCCCGACGGGGAACGGGCGGAGGACTAG
- the trxB gene encoding thioredoxin-disulfide reductase — protein MPDIEHVVIIGSGPAGWTAAIYAARAGMQPLCYIGVPKQTPSLVLPGGQLMLTTEVENYPGFPHGVTGPEMMEKFQQQAERFGTRVVGEDIESCDFSRRPFTLRTSGGGEVKTHAVIIATGATANWIGLENEQRLARSGGGVSACAVCDGALPAFRNQPLAVVGGGDTAMEEASYLARFGSRIHIIHRRDELRASKAMQERVRKLPNVQFHWNTVVTDVLGESSITGLRLRDTRTGAESTLDVKGLFVAIGHTPATGFLRGSGIELDDKGYIALRHRDSRTNIEGVFAAGDVADSVYRQAITAAGMGCMAALDAERWLAAQG, from the coding sequence ATGCCCGATATCGAGCACGTCGTCATCATCGGCTCAGGCCCCGCGGGGTGGACCGCCGCCATCTACGCCGCCCGCGCGGGCATGCAGCCCCTCTGCTACATCGGCGTGCCCAAGCAGACGCCTTCGCTCGTGCTGCCCGGCGGCCAGCTCATGCTGACCACCGAGGTCGAGAACTACCCCGGCTTCCCGCACGGGGTGACCGGTCCCGAGATGATGGAAAAGTTCCAGCAGCAGGCGGAGCGCTTCGGCACCCGCGTGGTGGGGGAGGACATCGAGTCCTGCGACTTCTCCAGGCGGCCCTTCACCCTGCGAACCAGCGGCGGGGGAGAGGTGAAGACCCACGCCGTCATCATCGCCACCGGCGCCACCGCCAACTGGATCGGCCTGGAGAACGAGCAGCGACTCGCCCGTTCCGGCGGGGGCGTCAGCGCCTGCGCCGTGTGCGACGGCGCGCTGCCCGCCTTCCGCAACCAGCCGCTGGCCGTGGTGGGCGGCGGCGACACCGCCATGGAAGAGGCCAGCTACCTCGCCAGGTTCGGCTCGCGCATCCACATCATCCACCGCCGCGATGAACTGCGGGCCTCCAAGGCCATGCAGGAGCGCGTCAGAAAACTCCCCAACGTCCAGTTTCACTGGAACACCGTCGTCACCGACGTGCTCGGAGAATCCAGCATCACGGGGCTGCGGCTCAGGGACACCAGGACCGGCGCGGAATCCACTCTGGACGTGAAAGGGCTGTTCGTCGCCATCGGCCACACGCCCGCGACGGGGTTCCTCCGGGGCTCCGGCATCGAGTTGGACGACAAGGGATACATCGCCCTCAGGCACCGCGACAGCCGCACCAACATCGAAGGCGTCTTCGCCGCCGGCGACGTGGCCGACTCGGTCTACCGCCAGGCCATCACCGCCGCCGGCATGGGCTGCATGGCCGCCCTCGACGCGGAGCGATGGCTCGCGGCGCAGGGCTGA